The stretch of DNA atcattagaatGACTGGAACTTTTTGGAAAAGCAGGTAAATGATTATTCAGTTTCAGCAAAGGACTTGGATTCTGAAAGGGGACAGAAGCAGTGGTTTTAGTTTGAACGTTCATCCAAGCTGGCCTTACATTAGCAGCTACTGAAAGATTTACTGAGTTTGGTAATAATGGAAGTGATTTACAGTATTCAGAATTCTGAAGATCAGACtttgaaaactgctgcttttctacACCATTTGCACAGTCACTATTCCCTGGATAAGCTGCAAAAGACTTCAGTCCATATTCAAATTTTTGCCCAAAATCAGTGCAGAATGAAGCTTCATTTGCAAATTGTTTTTCTGATAGAAGTCCTACAGCCTTGGGAAATGTAAAGTTTTGCTGATCTGAAATTCtatcttctatttttttctgagttccTGATTTAACTTGAAATAATTTAGTATATGGTTCTGTGTCCAGAGATGGTACCTCAGTAGTTCCATTTACTAACTTATTTTCTTGGAGGCTACAATTGGTGCTCTTGTTAGGCTTTGCTTTACTAGCATGAGAATATTCAGTGTATCTAATATAATCTGCATTTTCATTGTATCTGTGAAACTGTGGAAGAAATGTTTCTGCCTGCTTTTGGTGCAACTGTGCATCTGTTCCTCTGGGACACACCTTCTCCCTTCCATAAGAATAAGCATCAGCTCCTGAGTCTTTGATTACTTCTGAATACCCAAATTGGGGCGTAATGGTGTTTTTTATGTATGGATAGTTCTGATACATGGGTGTTGTCTTAATATTCTCATTAGTCTGCATGTTGCAACAGTTGGCATGATCATTCCTAGAAGGGTATAAACACTGCTCTTCAAGGTCTATGCCAGTACACCCGTGATAACATTCGTCTACTTTTTGCTGTGATGCAAGATTACCACTTTGCAAGTactgtttttcagcagcagatACAGATTCGCTACTATAAAACCCCTGTTGTGAGGCAGCTCCAACTGGTCTTTTAGTTTCTGGCAACAGGTCATGGTGGTCTACGATTTTGGTTGCATTCATGGGCCATACTGGCTTTAAGTTGGAAGCGCAGGTCCTTgaaaaaacaagaaatacaTGCATTAGATTCTTATCTGTGGCGCTCCTCTTCCATGCCCAAATGCAGGAAAACGTTTAAAACCCAAATTCTTCCCTCAACCATTTCCTTCTGATTGATTCAACAATGCCTTACTCCAGCTTCTATCCACTACTGTCATCTTCGCAGTTTCCCTTAACTAGATAAGAAAACCGATTCTGGCTTGTCTAAATCCACCCATATACCTTAGGAGCTGCCTTCAAGCTGTGACATGTACATACCAAATTATGGTCAGTCAATCCTGTCAAGGGATTTGACTATCCATCACCACCAAAATACTCCTGGTTAAGCAACAAGTTAAGATAACCAAACTTCTGAAACTACCCACAACCTTTCAAAGCCATGTCTTAGCACTCCAGACAAAACACTACTCTGTATCATCTTGCTCGCTGCTTCAGAATCGCTTGTGTTTTACACTGGCTTACACTGCTTCCTGCAGGTAAATCAAGAATAAGCATCTCAgcacatttcctttccttccactAATTACCATGGATTAACACAGGACAAGCAATCAATCAATCACTGACTGTCAAGGAAAACTGTAAACAGACTAAGTAAAAACGGAATTGTGCCTGGAAGTCACTACAGTCACAGCCAAATTTGGCAGTACTGAAAATGGAAATCCAACCTTAACTGTCTGAAGCAAAGGAATTAGAAAGATCTCTTGATCAAGACTGACTCTCTAAAGTTTTCCCTCACTTCAGACACATAACTCAGCACACATACAGAAATAATTGGAATTTTGGGAGGAGACAGAATGGAAGAGTGGTGCCTGGCTTGGGAACCTTGAGAACTGAGTTCTCTTTCTTATCCCTTAGACCTACAATGCTCAGATTCAGGCAAAAGACAGTGAGCTCTCTAAGTATCTCGGGGATGCTGGATCTGAATCCTTCTGTGTCAATCTATTATGACTATCTAATAGTTTTTTTCTGGTGCTAGAATATAGGCATAAAAAATCTGACATTTAGATATGCAAATATTGCTCAGGTAGCACTAACATCAAGAAACATTCATTTTGCATGGAATTCTTCTCTCCTGCCAGTTCAGGAAAGTGTGAAAGAGTATGATTTcatgttttgtatattccttCTGTGAATTGAAATTAATTAAGAAACAAACCTAAAGTCTGGATTTGAtcttaatctaaaaaaaaaattaataggcAAAGGCATATATTCAAGGAGATTTATTTGAATACAGCATTTCACAATGCTTGTTAAggacttatttaaaaaaagccaattaAAAAGTCCTGTAAATACCAGAAGCCAGATTACCATGTAATCCAAGTACCTAGATAAAAGCTTTAAAGTATCACGAGTGAAAtaagggggagggaagggaaaccGTAAAAAGCATGAGGACTTGCCAGGAGCAGATGCAAAGATGACTAACAGAACACAGATACTGAGATCAGCAAGGGTAGTTTTTGTCAGAGGAAGAGAATGCCAGCAATGCTTGCATGGCAACATACTCACCCCTCAGCACAATATGGCTGCGATTTATCTTGTTCCTCCAGGATGTTAGACACAAGTCCATATAAATCCGTTTCACTGCCATAATCATTCCTTTCAGGCTGCAACCTGAAAATGAATTGCATATTAATTAAAACGATTACttcattcaaaatatttcataagttaaacaaaaaaaataatccatctGCTCCATCAACACACACATTCTCTCTGTCAGAAATGACTACCTGGACTTCATATTAAtctgggaagcagcaggctgCTTAGTATCATCTCCATAGGTAGACCATGGTGCATATAAAAGGGAGGAGTCCACTGGTGCAGAGTAGTCTGATGTTGAAAGGGAAGAACTGTAGGTCTGAGGTAGCTctacattttcttcattctgcATTTTATGTACAATAAAAGCattgattttaatattaaacacaTCACATGGTCATTTCATCATTCTATGCAGTTGTACCCGAGTTCACTCTTGGAGTAACCAGAGCATGAGAAGCAAGCAAGCCACATACTTTTTGACATAACGCTACAGATAACTTCTGCTGGTGACTGCCCAGGCATATACGCATAGGACTAAAAATTTCAGGCCATGCCAGCCTAAAATGTCTGCACCAGTTTCTAACAGATGATCACTGACAGGAGTCAGGTGACGTCCCCTTCCCCACAATCAGTACAGGTTATTTACACTACTGAAGAAAACTTACAGCCAATCCTTCTCTAGAGAAAAGGTCTTCTACGCAGTTTAAGTGAAAAGGAACATTTCCTTGTGTGGTTTAAACATGGTATGCTTTCTTAGCTCTTAGCAAGTGAAAAAATTAATGGTGCTTTCATAGGGTTAAACATTAAAGATACACGATACACTCCTTCACAAAGCAAAGTAGTCTAGCAGCTACAGAAAGCGACAGACAAAACCATGCTTTATTCCCAGTGAGGCTTTCTGCCTAACTACGGGCAGGTCTCTCTATTTCACGTCTCAGTTCCCCATGTCTGTAAAATACTTCCGTAAGCGAAAAAAGATGCCCAGTTGCTGGACTGAAAGACATGGATGAGCAAAGCCACATGTATCTCAGACAGAGTAAGTAATAGGTCTGTTCTTGAAAGTACTGGAAATgacttttcattcatttatttgagTCTTTTACCTCAGTGAAAGTTTATGAGTACAAAAGGCAAACTGAAAAGAGAGATCTGATGTACTTAACAGTCATGGCATTTTCTACTGGTCAGACTAAGAACCCCCTGCTCAACAGGCTGGTTTATATGAACGTTTGGACTCTGTATCTGTGGTATGCCATAGAAATATCTGTTGCAATACCTAAGCTTCTGCTTCTTACTGACTTCTCAGTTGTCCTAAAAATAGTCATTTGCTCCTCACTTTGTCTACAATTGTTTATGGTAACAGAAGAATAAAGAACACAGTGAAATACTGTTTTACAAAACACCACATATTCCTTCATCTGTGACTATTAAAAAAGTCACTGTCCCTTCTGATGAACATTACCACCATGGACATTTATTATCAATGTATCAAACATGGTGATACATGCTCACTGGTATAGCAACcatattagaaatattttttgaccaTTTTGTTTACAAACAACCCAAACTCTTacacagatataaaaaaattcatttataaTCAACTGAACCTGTGATTTGTAGCAACCATATAGCGAGCCAGCGCCTGTCATTACGTTACTGAATACATCAGTCAGCCTCCCACCAGCTTCTGTGCTACTCCAGCAGCGACTGCCACCTCTGAACGCAACTTTAGGCTATACaagacaaggaaaaacaaaagtggTAGGACATAATTAAACATAGAACTGAGAGTTGTGGATTTTATACCAATATTAACTTCTTTAACACTTTAATCTACCTGTGAATTCTGTTCCACCTGAGTTTTCAAGGAATTAGTTCTACATATTGACATTATAACGTTTTCATACTTGGCCTCAGAGAAGAGCTCAACCCAACAAACCACAAGAAATTCACAAGGTGTTTAGAGACAGAGGAAGCACAGATTAAGAGGAAACCTGCATTCTCTCCATTTACACTAGCTGCGCTTCCAAAGGGCTGAACCACCACACAAGAACATCAACTACAGAAGTGGGAGAATTATCATCCCTTTtaccaacagcagcagaaaagtCATTTAGCCTTCCACGCATGGCTAGACACCTCTCATCCTTTCATCGTTGTTCCTATTACATTGTTTACATTACATGAATGCATGTACATGCATTTTCAGATTTCAGGAGCTAGAATTTTGCTATAAAACACATACTGGGAGCCACAGTGGAAGCTTGTCCCATTCCATAACTATGGGAGAAACAACTTCCACCTAAGAAACACCCTTCTCCCCATCACCAACCTGGAAGTGCTCAGAAGTAGGTGGCCAGTGGGAGCAAggtatgaaaacaaaacaaaagagttaggcattttttcttcccttcctcagaAGGTGAGGTACACAAGGAAaatttaaagttaaaataaaactgactaGCTAAAACCTCCTTTAGTTCACAAATAAAAGTGACATTATTTgcataatatttaaaatattactgtagCAGCTCACTTGAAATGCTTACTAAATTCAGAAAAAGTTCAAGTTTCACAGGGCTAGCATTCTGAAAGTATTCTGAATAAGCACTCTTCTTTCCAAAAAACTGTTGTTCTATAGCTACCCGAGGATGAAAACAGGCTCTACATCTAACGTACATGGTCTGCAGCATGATCTTCCCTCTAGTTTATGCCACAGTTACACCAATGTATTAACACAGTTTTTCTCAGACACTTTTTACAAATATGTGAACACGCAAAGCCAGAATTAGTGTGGAACACAACTCCCTTTCTTACACTAGTTATGCCACATTTTCTCCTTAGTTATCTCCTTGTTCAGTAAGGACACCTAGCACTTACATGACGTATGAGCTCAAAGAATTAAGTACAACTTGCTGATACAGATTTGAGACACCCCCCACACACCATAcacactcatttttttcccaaatagaACTTTTTGGCGACACTTGTTTTCCCACCACTTCTGACCTCAGTTTCACAGCACCCGTTACCACAAGACAGGCCCAGGCCTAGACGGCCCCAGGCGGCCCCACACAGGACAGCGCTGCCCGGCCGGGGCAGCAGACACCCTGCGGGGGGAAGGGCGCGAAGCCTAGCCCAGCCTCAGCCCTGCCCGGTTACCGGCGCCGAGGAGAAGGCCCAGCCCCGGGACAGCTCCAACCATCACGCTGAGTTTCTGACAGGAGGAGCTGCACGGCCCAGCCGCTCCCCAGCCCGTAGCGCGGCCCCGTCCCTCACCTCCATGAGAGACCCCCGGGACAGCGGCTGCCACCGCAGCTATTGGCAGCGCGCGCGGCCGCCCCTCCCGCGCGCCGCCATGGCGGGCCGCCTGAGGCGAGAGGCGGCCGTTAGCCTCGCGCCGGGCCAACCACCGCCCCGCGCGCTCGAGGGGATTGGCCAGCTCCTGAGCCGCCTGGCCAATGAGGAGCCACTCGGCACCCTCGCACCTCCCCGCACCGCGTGACCCTCTCTGTTCTCCACGCGGTTATTAGACATCGAGAGCCTACAGCTAGTCTTATGGTAACGGAGCTTTATTTCTATTGGCTCCTATCCGCCAATGAAAAATCACCTCGCTCAGCCCTCCCGCCAATGAGGAGCTGCGGAGCCGTTGTTCACCTGGTCACAGCGCCGCGGCCGTTGAAGCGGTCTCGGCCTCGGCTCCGGCCCCAAGCGCTGCTTCCCGCCCGGGGCGCCGTCCCGGCATCTGCCCTGAGAATTGCCCGGCTGCCGTGTCGGGGCAGCGGGCCCTCTCAGCCCCCCCGGGGCCTGTCAGCGAGGCTGCCCTCAGCTGCTGCCACCCCGTCTCCACGCTAGGACAGTCCTGCCCAGGGCCACACTGCCCCTGAGACTCCACAGTCCTGTGCATCGCCTACGGGAACAAGAGGAAACCTCCTCACCAGTGACAGAGCAGTCCCCTGTCTCAGGGCCTGCTGGGCTGAGAGCCTGCTGAGGAGTTGTcgttaactctatcccagccaaaaccaccGCAGCAAACAGCTGAGGTGCCCCAGAGCCCCGGGGTGCTGGGTTGGAAGGAGAAACCACAGGAAACCTGATGGAAAAGGGAGCCCAGTTCCAGCAGCAGGGTCACTACGCTGCCAGCCTCTGTTTCTTTACACTTCTcgttgctgctgctggtttaGATACTCTGCCAAGCGTACAAGTATCAGtgttttcactaaaaaaaagGACTAAGGAAAGCCTAAAAGCCCTGAAACCAAACCATACTCTTGTTTTCACTTCTCAagctattttgcttttcaattcTCAAGCTATTTTGGTTTTCACTTCTCAAGCTATTTTTACGGAATCTAGGGACATAATTTTTGCTGCCATCTCTATTTGGGCAGATAAAGGCAGTACATGGATAACTTCATGACGATAGAGGCATCATTTTTTTATGAATTGTGGGCATTTGTGTTGTGATACATCTCTCTCATTTCCCAGCGCAAGctgccctccagccttcttAACTCCCTTCAGTGCGCTACCAGCCAGCAGGTTCACAGGGAGGTTAGTGGGACGAGCCTGGGGAGCCGGATCCTGTCCAGTGTGCCTTCCTAAACCCATCCAGGGAGCACGGCCACCCTGCCGCCTGGGGATTCAGGATGCAGATGTTGTGTCTGCTGGAAACCAGAGGTCTCACTCCAGGAGATCACGGGCATGTGGAGGGGTCAGCCCTGAAGGTCTCTCAGCTCCATAGCGTGCACTGTCCCCCTGCTTCATCTCTTGCCCTCTGCCCCGGGGAGgggctggctgtggggcagagctTTGGGACATGCCCCGGTGAAGGTGCTGGCCTGGTTCAGAGCCTTGTGCCCAAAGCTTCTCGAGGGGTAGGCCTGTTGGCTGGGCAGacaaactgcagctggagctcAGGACCAAGTGGGAGTGGGCTGGGGTCCCCTTTGGTCCCAGACCCGAAGAGGAACCAATTGGTGCAAGCTTCATGTTTGGTTTGGGGaactttgctttggttttttttcccctttgaaatGGTGATAGGTGAGGGAGCATGGCTACCCTGCCCTCACCATCCCCTCACCTATTTCCCTACAGATTCAGGGGTTGTATTTCCTGTGTTTGTTTCTGCAAGAGACCCCTTCAAGGCCACATGGCAGAGAGATTTGGGAAGCGCCGAGTGGTGAGAATCCCTGCAAAATTCTATCATTCAGCCAGAGTTCACTGCTggggatgcagcagcagcagcctcctccagggaTGACCCTCCAGGCCAGACACCTTTACCaactgcagaggaaaatgctgttttggCAGACACGGGTGTTCCGCTGTTGGTCTCACAGCTTGTTTCACATGTAACTGAGGCCGGGAAGCAAATCCCCTCCAGCAAGAACTGCCTGGCAGTTACCTGCCCAAAGCCAAGGGGTTATTTGCAATATTTAACAACCACTCTTCAGAGATGTTTCCCCGGTGCAGTGATTTCTATTGAGGAAGGGATATAGACAGAGAAActctgctcagctgctgtgcaAGCAGGAGGAACATCATCTCACTGGGGAAAACCGAATTCTTGCACTGTTTAGATCTGCCCACAACAGATTTAGGTATCGACCCGATTTCTTTATCCACTGAATCCTGTACTCATACTCTGCACTGAGGTACATCCATAGCCTGAGGTATCGACCACTTTGGCCCACTGCATTAAAGTGGTCCCCTGAGTTTTCCATGAACTTGGCATTTCCCTCTTGGTTACAGTTGACATTGCTACCCGTTCAAAGCAGCAAACTGGCAGTTAAAAtcaatgttaatattttattatgttgTCAAAGCCCCACGCAGGAAGCTGATGTGAAAGGTTGCTAATGCATTAAAGCTC from Haliaeetus albicilla chromosome 7, bHalAlb1.1, whole genome shotgun sequence encodes:
- the MEIOC gene encoding meiosis-specific coiled-coil domain-containing protein MEIOC, yielding MEPKVAFRGGSRCWSSTEAGGRLTDVFSNVMTGAGSLYGCYKSQNEENVELPQTYSSSLSTSDYSAPVDSSLLYAPWSTYGDDTKQPAASQINMKSRLQPERNDYGSETDLYGLVSNILEEQDKSQPYCAEGTCASNLKPVWPMNATKIVDHHDLLPETKRPVGAASQQGFYSSESVSAAEKQYLQSGNLASQQKVDECYHGCTGIDLEEQCLYPSRNDHANCCNMQTNENIKTTPMYQNYPYIKNTITPQFGYSEVIKDSGADAYSYGREKVCPRGTDAQLHQKQAETFLPQFHRYNENADYIRYTEYSHASKAKPNKSTNCSLQENKLVNGTTEVPSLDTEPYTKLFQVKSGTQKKIEDRISDQQNFTFPKAVGLLSEKQFANEASFCTDFGQKFEYGLKSFAAYPGNSDCANGVEKQQFSKSDLQNSEYCKSLPLLPNSVNLSVAANVRPAWMNVQTKTTASVPFQNPSPLLKLNNHLPAFPKSSSHSNDFFQLPSSNFPLNSNLFHKYCQENPSVFSSLDFGYNTAERARSAACMEALVRSGEENVIEYLSEKKLKQPNGFCDNYSAQQFGIIENTNKHCFQLKPRSKHYDLEGQKHADGLLQNMYQDLMESQGQLNLRQGSGDSNGINPVTCLQAPSFSSNCVMGDFRRKQQLGSSAFPLRSAHLFGRSVVPLMESHELFSHDDLKRFYPYFNDKMYGDNSFSGFVPAFGFQRQVKTRSGPASELHVRLEECYEQWRALEKERKKTESALAKNFQGKKVSSANNTPIPRLTSNPSRVDRLIVDQLREQARVVTLLGKMERLRSSPLHANISTALDKHLEVIHVVQSRRKDEIVNASNRQRQGAPRCQDDRDVFALALAIKDMSVATRKARTTLWCALQMTLPKSSAGKLDPEKALRETEQPEEKVCENTNNCGILNQRAEVSKH